One Campylobacter concisus DNA window includes the following coding sequences:
- a CDS encoding HEAT repeat domain-containing protein has translation MLSLNDLEKEYLELEKENFPDGKRIKFIANLGASDEIAYHYELICKEWQEGGQLNLESSFDRHGGAGLEFLFERLAKKSDQKLKIETICLIAQILTKSKHRDFYTAFCDRLVPQITSFLEVNDALRRKLIIALGWVGTLEQIEILISEMLGSKDSLCRAWAAASLMQMSFHRVSQEVLRAKTKAAFLQGISIEKELYTCAVMIEAAQNLFGKKWISSSAVQNQDSEKIEKARKMAVRFLGKN, from the coding sequence GTGCTAAGTTTAAATGATCTTGAAAAAGAGTATCTGGAGTTAGAAAAAGAAAATTTTCCTGATGGCAAAAGGATCAAATTTATAGCAAATTTAGGCGCAAGTGACGAGATAGCATATCACTATGAGCTCATTTGCAAAGAGTGGCAAGAGGGCGGGCAGCTAAATTTAGAAAGCAGCTTTGATAGGCATGGAGGCGCTGGGCTGGAGTTTTTATTTGAGCGCTTAGCCAAAAAGAGCGATCAAAAACTAAAAATAGAAACCATCTGTCTTATAGCGCAAATTCTCACTAAATCTAAGCATAGAGATTTTTACACCGCGTTTTGTGACCGCCTCGTTCCTCAAATCACCTCTTTTTTGGAGGTAAATGATGCCTTACGCCGCAAGCTTATAATAGCGCTTGGCTGGGTTGGCACGTTAGAGCAAATAGAAATTTTAATAAGCGAGATGCTTGGTAGCAAAGATAGCCTTTGCAGAGCATGGGCGGCAGCTAGCCTTATGCAGATGTCGTTTCACAGAGTTAGCCAAGAGGTCTTGCGCGCTAAAACAAAAGCCGCATTTTTGCAAGGCATTTCTATCGAAAAAGAGCTATACACCTGCGCAGTTATGATAGAAGCGGCTCAAAATTTATTTGGTAAAAAGTGGATATCTTCTAGCGCAGTACAAAATCAAGACTCTGAAAAGATAGAAAAAGCAAGAAAAATGGCGGTAAGATTTTTAGGCAAGAATTAA
- a CDS encoding ShlB/FhaC/HecB family hemolysin secretion/activation protein, translating into MRTLLSLGIVCAALLANETNLKNELNNEEIRANMASSFNESSNINLLNEKIASEGKLNLNETPCFKIDKISLLSENEVASFNASSGADEAIIRKAYNTNYSKFNSILEASLNKLDFKSGSCLGKNSINLIINSFNNEIIKSGYITSSASLVTKSLKDAKLEFVINLGLIDDISINELDSQRNRASLFSAFGEYSHKNKVANIRDIEQALESLQNVSKNDVSIKFLPSNRASFSNIVITRVDSFPLKAAISLDNLGSKQSGKYQAMVNLSTLNLLGFNEIFSFSRGKDVLKKYKVTNKFNGASDHGASNNYYYGFSIPFGYFMLEYEKSKYDYAQIINAAYNLYTYKGRSESDSLSLAYTFYRDSNFKNSAYVKLFKRKNKNYLEDYELDNQARRNAGYEVGVKTSYNSYNQAFSAKLAYKKGTGIFNSQPDPLEDSGEATSRFALINLNLNYKYKFELPLSYDLNINARYGLNKLSLQDKFSIGGYYSVRGFDGESSLVGNHGVSVRNTLSYNYYKSNSIYAGLDAGVVRAPSSGIKDKNTLAGYAIGLRGSIKAYNNLSYDISVSKPLYKPKSFETKSTNVNFIISYEF; encoded by the coding sequence ATGAGAACTCTCTTATCTTTAGGCATAGTGTGTGCTGCGCTACTTGCTAATGAGACTAATCTAAAAAATGAGTTAAACAACGAAGAGATTAGGGCGAATATGGCAAGCTCTTTTAACGAAAGCTCCAACATAAATTTGCTTAACGAAAAAATAGCTTCAGAAGGTAAGCTAAATTTAAACGAAACCCCATGCTTTAAAATAGATAAAATTTCACTTCTTAGTGAGAACGAAGTAGCTAGCTTTAATGCTAGTAGTGGTGCTGATGAGGCTATAATAAGAAAAGCTTATAATACAAACTACTCTAAATTTAACTCTATTTTAGAGGCTAGCTTAAACAAGCTTGATTTTAAATCAGGCAGCTGTCTTGGCAAAAACTCTATCAATCTGATCATAAACTCTTTTAACAACGAGATAATAAAAAGTGGCTATATCACTTCAAGTGCTAGCTTAGTTACAAAGAGTCTAAAAGATGCAAAGTTAGAGTTTGTCATAAATCTTGGCTTAATAGATGATATAAGCATAAACGAGCTTGATAGCCAAAGAAATAGAGCGAGCCTATTTAGCGCATTTGGTGAGTACTCTCATAAAAATAAAGTAGCAAATATAAGAGATATCGAGCAGGCTCTTGAGTCACTGCAAAACGTCTCGAAAAATGATGTTAGTATTAAATTCTTACCTTCAAATAGAGCCAGCTTTTCAAACATAGTGATCACTAGGGTTGATAGCTTCCCACTAAAAGCTGCCATCAGCCTTGATAACCTTGGCTCAAAACAAAGCGGTAAATATCAAGCAATGGTAAATTTAAGCACCCTAAATTTACTTGGATTTAACGAAATTTTTAGCTTCTCACGAGGCAAGGATGTACTTAAAAAATATAAAGTTACAAATAAATTTAATGGTGCAAGTGATCACGGAGCTTCAAATAACTACTATTACGGCTTTAGTATCCCATTTGGCTATTTCATGCTTGAGTATGAAAAGAGCAAATATGACTACGCCCAGATCATAAATGCAGCCTACAACCTCTACACATATAAAGGTAGAAGCGAGAGTGATTCACTAAGCCTTGCTTATACATTTTATAGGGACTCAAATTTCAAAAATAGCGCCTATGTAAAGCTATTTAAGAGAAAAAATAAAAACTATCTAGAGGACTACGAGCTAGATAACCAAGCTAGAAGAAATGCTGGATATGAGGTAGGCGTAAAAACAAGCTACAACTCATATAATCAAGCTTTTAGCGCCAAGCTAGCTTACAAAAAGGGCACTGGTATATTTAACTCACAGCCTGATCCACTAGAAGATAGCGGAGAGGCTACATCTAGGTTTGCTCTAATAAATTTAAACCTAAACTACAAATATAAATTTGAACTCCCACTAAGCTATGATCTAAATATCAACGCAAGATATGGACTAAATAAACTAAGCTTGCAGGATAAATTTAGTATCGGTGGATACTACAGTGTTAGAGGATTTGACGGGGAGAGCTCACTTGTTGGAAACCACGGAGTAAGCGTAAGAAATACCCTCTCATATAACTACTATAAGAGCAACTCTATCTATGCAGGGCTTGACGCTGGCGTGGTAAGAGCCCCAAGTAGCGGCATAAAGGATAAAAACACTCTTGCAGGATACGCCATAGGTCTAAGAGGCAGCATAAAAGCCTACAACAACCTAAGCTACGACATATCTGTCTCTAAACCTCTTTATAAACCAAAGAGCTTTGAAACTAAATCAACAAATGTAAATTTCATCATAAGCTACGAATTTTAA
- a CDS encoding DUF4198 domain-containing protein — protein MNKHLFALLALAAFSSHSLAHEFWLFGSSKDVTSVDIGYADDFPTVEKIPDNRIALFEAPYIINKNGEKLSLKQSGENYHYERAKLEDGSYLIAGEYKPTFWTKASDDTWHMGKTKEDIKDAKYCKKASMSAKGIINKNAKDGSVTKPSQQRLEIVPLDNPANFKVGVPFKVKILFEGKPLENATLDGTFDGFLKEKSAFHGQTEPDGTIEVLALKPGKWLLQTVHKMPFADSKICDDETIAATLAFELK, from the coding sequence ATGAATAAGCATTTATTTGCACTTTTGGCTTTGGCGGCATTTAGCAGTCACTCTTTGGCTCACGAATTTTGGCTTTTTGGAAGCAGCAAGGACGTAACTAGCGTTGATATCGGCTACGCAGATGACTTCCCAACTGTTGAAAAGATACCAGATAATAGGATCGCCCTATTTGAAGCCCCATACATTATAAACAAAAATGGCGAGAAACTTAGCCTAAAACAAAGCGGCGAAAACTACCACTATGAAAGGGCCAAACTAGAAGACGGCTCATACCTTATAGCTGGCGAGTATAAGCCTACGTTTTGGACAAAAGCAAGCGATGATACATGGCACATGGGCAAAACCAAAGAGGACATCAAGGATGCCAAATACTGCAAAAAAGCGAGCATGAGCGCAAAAGGCATCATAAATAAAAACGCAAAAGATGGCTCAGTCACAAAGCCTTCACAGCAGCGCTTAGAGATAGTCCCACTTGACAATCCAGCAAATTTCAAAGTTGGCGTGCCGTTTAAAGTTAAAATTCTATTTGAGGGCAAACCTTTAGAAAATGCTACGCTTGATGGAACATTTGACGGATTTTTAAAAGAAAAAAGCGCATTTCACGGCCAAACTGAGCCAGACGGCACGATAGAGGTGCTTGCACTTAAACCTGGAAAATGGCTGCTACAAACAGTGCATAAAATGCCGTTTGCTGACTCAAAAATTTGCGATGACGAGACGATTGCTGCAACACTTGCATTTGAGCTAAAATAG